TTAGTTTGCCACCTCAATTGCGGTTGACGGCGGACTTAGAACTGGCCCTGGCTGATGCGGAAGCGGTTGTCCTGGGCGTGCCCAGTCATGCGGTCAGGGAAACTATTAAAAGGGTCGCCGGTTTTTTAAAACCACAACAACATAGATTAATAGTCAATACCGCCAAAGGTCTAGAAGAAGGCTCTTTCTTGCGTTTAAGTCAGGTAATTGCTTCTGAATTGCCGGATGTGTTTCGGGATAAAATTGTGGTTTTATCAGGGCCCAGTCATGCCGAAGAGGTAGGGCGGGAAATACCCACAGCAGTGGTGGCAGCGGCAGCCAAACGGGAAACAGCTGAAGCTGCGCAGGATTTGTTCATGTCTCCTGCTTTTCGCGTTTATACCAATCCCGATGTTGTCGGCGTGGAGCTGGGGGGAGCCTTGAAAAACATCATTGCCCTCTGTACAGGTATTTCGGATGGACTGGGTTTTGGGGACAACACCAAGGCTGCACTGATGACAAGGGGTCTGGCGGAGATAGCTCGTCTGGGCAGTTCTTTAGGTGCTCAACCTTTAACCTTTGCTGGTCTGGCAGGGGTTGGTGATTTGATTGTCACCTGTACCAGTTTACATAGCCGCAATAGAAGAGCCGGAATATTGATTGGGCAGGGCAAGAAACTGGAGGAAGCTCTGGCTGAAATCAAAATGGTAGTTGAAGGGGTGCGCACCTGTAAAGTAGCTAGAAGTCTGGCTCAGAACCTTGGGGTTTCTATGCCTATCACGGAACAGGCCTATCAGGTGCTGTTTGCTGGAGCAGACCCCCGGGAAGGAGTAGCCAGACTGATGCAAAGGGGTAAAACCCATGAGATGGAAGAGGTGGTTTTAAACCAGCACTGGTAAAAGTAGAGCTTAAGAGGCTTAAATGCCTCTTTTTTTGTTCTTGACAGAGAGACAAATAGTGTTGTAGAATAATAGCGAATTGCAAATCATAATCTACAACAGCAGTACGGAAGGAGAGATCAGGAATGAAGGTACGCAAAACAATGGCTGCTGCTCTGGCGGCTCTGCTGGGGGTAGGGCTTTTAGCAGGTTGTGGCAGCGGCAGTAGCAACCAGCCGACCGCCAAAAGCCAGGATAACAGTGCTGCGGGCGGAGATGTAATTAAGGTAGGAGCTAACTATGAGCTGACCGGAGGCATTGCCACTTTCGGGAATTCCAGTGTAAACGGGATTAAGCTGGCACTGGAAGAATTTAACCAGGCAGGGGGTGTGAATGGCAAAAAGATT
This DNA window, taken from Carboxydocella sporoproducens DSM 16521, encodes the following:
- a CDS encoding NAD(P)H-dependent glycerol-3-phosphate dehydrogenase, producing MRVAVIGAGSWATALAVLLSRNGKEVTMWARRQQQIEEMLEYRENRSYLPGVSLPPQLRLTADLELALADAEAVVLGVPSHAVRETIKRVAGFLKPQQHRLIVNTAKGLEEGSFLRLSQVIASELPDVFRDKIVVLSGPSHAEEVGREIPTAVVAAAAKRETAEAAQDLFMSPAFRVYTNPDVVGVELGGALKNIIALCTGISDGLGFGDNTKAALMTRGLAEIARLGSSLGAQPLTFAGLAGVGDLIVTCTSLHSRNRRAGILIGQGKKLEEALAEIKMVVEGVRTCKVARSLAQNLGVSMPITEQAYQVLFAGADPREGVARLMQRGKTHEMEEVVLNQHW